One genomic region from Prunus persica cultivar Lovell chromosome G3, Prunus_persica_NCBIv2, whole genome shotgun sequence encodes:
- the LOC18783031 gene encoding agamous-like MADS-box protein AGL62, which translates to MAKTKIPKSEISDNNNTSDGKKRSKGRRRIEIKRIEEKNKRHVTFSKRKKGIFNKAAELSVLSGAEIATMVVSSNGKVFCFGTPNYDAVINCYLGHHTAPLAAAGQPDHRALLHGKTMRSSNKQVENYVEATRHLEAEKISIKGEENNNNINFAINNNNYYYNSDYEGREGGCGYAWWERPIPIGMMSSLEELEEYKAALYKLKHNVEVRTNQMIMGSAPSNYYSSLLVMGD; encoded by the coding sequence ATGGCTAAGACTAAGATTCCCAAGAGTGAGATCTCAGACAATAATAATACTAGTGAtggaaaaaagagaagcaaaggTCGAAGAAGAATTGAAATCAAGAGAATTGAAGAGAAGAACAAGCGCCACGTGACCTTCTCCAAGCGCAAAAAGGGTATCTTCAACAAAGCCGCCGAGCTCAGCGTTTTGAGCGGTGCAGAGATAGCGACGATGGTCGTGTCGAGCAACGGCAAGGTGTTCTGCTTCGGCACACCCAACTACGACGCGGTCATCAACTGCTACCTTGGCCACCACACTGCCCCCTTGGCTGCAGCAGGTCAACCAGATCATCGTGCTTTGCTGCATGGTAAGACAATGCGAAGTAGTAATAAACAAGTTGAGAACTATGTGGAAGCTACGAGGCACCTCGAGGCAGAGAAGATATCAATCAAGGGTGAggagaataataataatattaattttgctattaataataataattattattataatagtgATTATGAGGGACGAGAAGGAGGTTGTGGTTATGCGTGGTGGGAGAGGCCGATCCCGATTGGGATGATGAGTAGTTTGGAGGAGTTGGAAGAGTACAAGGCAGCCTTGTACAAGTTGAAACACAATGTGGAGGTTCGAACCAATCAAATGATTATGGGAAGTGCTCCTTCTAATTACTATTCATCGCTTTTGGTTATGGGTGATTAA
- the LOC18783787 gene encoding 40S ribosomal protein Sa-2, translating into MATNAAAPPRQLSQKEADIQMMLAAEVHLGTKNCDFQMERYVFKRRNDGIYIINLGKTWDKLQLAARVIVAIENPKDIIVQSARPYGQRAVLKFAQHTGANAIAGRHTPGTFTNQMQTSFNEPRLLILTDPRTDHQPIKEAALGNIPTIAFCDTDSPMRYVDIGIPANNKGKHSIGCLFWLLARMVLEMRGSLRPGHKWDVMVDLFFYREPEEAKEKEEEEAVADSGYGMGGYTAPGIDLGGDQWPTQASDATWLADAPAAAPASGVGWNAETAPLTGDVWEAAPIPPTQAPAPSVEGASTPTGWE; encoded by the exons ATGGCGACCAACGCTGCTGCACCTCCGCGTCAGCTTTCTCAGAAAGAGGCTGACATCCAAATGATGTTGGCCGCTGAGGTCCATTTGGGCACCAAAAACTGTGACTTTCAGATGGAAAGATACGTCTTTAAGCGCCGCAATGATG GAATTTACATTATAAATCTTGGCAAAACCTGGGACAAACTTCAGCTGGCGGCCAGGGTGATTGTTGCGATTGAGAATCCCAAGGATATAATTGTACAATCAGCAAGGCCCTATGGGCAGAGGGCTGTCCTTAAGTTTGCTCAGCACACTGGTGCTAATGCAATTGCCGGGAGGCACACTCCTGGTACCTTTACCAACCAGATGCAGACTTCTTTCAACGAGCCCCGTCTTCTCATTCTGACTGATCCAAGAACTGATCATCAG CCAATCAAGGAAGCAGCTCTTGGAAACATACCCACCATTGCTTTCTGTGATACTGATTCTCCTATGCGTTATGTTGATATTGGCATCCCAGCCAATAACAAGGGAAAGCACAGCATAGGATGTCTGTTTTGGCTCCTAGCAAGGATGGTTTTGGAGATGAGAGGTTCCCTCCGTCCAGGGCATAAGTGGGATGTCATG GTTGATCTGTTCTTCTATAGAGAGCCTGAGGAGGCCAAGgaaaaggaggaggaagaagcagTTGCAGACTCAGGTTATGGAATGGGTGGATATACTGCACCCGGTATTGATCTTGGTGGTGATCAATGGCCTACCCAAGCTTCTGATGCTACTTGGCTAGCAGATGCCCCTGCAGCTGCCCCAGCTTCTGGTGTTGGCTGGAATGCGGAAACAG CACCTTTAACGGGAGATGTGTGGGAGGCGGCTCCTATTCCACCAACACAGGCTCCTGCCCCCTCGGTTGAAGGTGCTTCTACTCCCACTGGCTGGGAATGA
- the LOC18783913 gene encoding auxin-responsive protein SAUR50, protein MAKVGKLTKLKSVIKRWPSFTKLTRTTSSIAAATSESDHDSKVSKELHAVYVGKSRRRYLVNSDIVDHPIIQELVDTSSGEVVVACEVVLFEHLLWMLENSETQLGSMDELVEFYTC, encoded by the coding sequence ATGGCAAAAGTGGGGAAGCTAACAAAGCTCAAGTCAGTCATAAAGAGATGGCCTTCATTCACCAAGCTCACCCGCACCACAAGCTCCATAGCTGCCGCAACAAGCGAATCAGATCATGACAGCAAGGTCTCCAAGGAGCTTCATGCTGTGTACGTGGGCAAGTCCAGGAGGAGATACTTGGTCAACTCAGACATCGTTGATCACCCCATCATCCAAGAACTGGTGGACACGTCATCAGGTGAGGTGGTGGTGGCCTGTGAGGTGGTGCTGTTTGAGCACTTGCTGTGGATGCTGGAAAACTCCGAGACTCAGTTGGGCTCCATGGACGAGCTTGTTGAGTTCTACACTTGCTGA
- the LOC18781646 gene encoding 17.4 kDa class III heat shock protein — protein sequence MSGVADSSAFNGDFATAVNHLLNFPETIDKFMFPSRAHETNNENKGAASIPVDILDSPKEYIFFLDLPGLSKSDIQVTVEDENTLVIRSNGKRKREDGEEEGCKYLRLERRGPQKLLRKFRLPQNANVGAISAKCENGVLSVVVEKLPPPPKPKTVEVSIS from the exons ATGAGCGGAGTAGCCGATTCGAGTGCTTTCAATGGGGATTTTGCAACAGCAGTGAACCACCTGCTCAATTTCCCTGAAACCATTGACAAGTTCATGTTCCCTTCTCGGGCTCACGAAACCAACAACGAGAACAAAGGAGCGGCTAGCATTCCAGTGGACATTTTGGACTCTCCCAAggagtatatatttttcttggacttGCCTGGCTTGTCCAAATCTGATATTCAG GTAACAGTTGAAGATGAAAACACTCTGGTGATCCGAAGCAATGGGAAGAGGAAACGTGAAGATGGGGAGGAGGAAGGCTGCAAGTATCTGAGGCTTGAGAGGAGAGGACCCCAGAAGCTGTTGAGGAAGTTTAGGTTGCCCCAAAATGCGAATGTAGGAGCCATATCTGCCAAATGCGAAAATGGGGTTCTCTCTGTGGTGGTTGAGAAACTTCCTCCACCTCCCAAGCCCAAAACAGTTGAAGTTTCTATCTCTTGA
- the LOC18783886 gene encoding CCAAT/enhancer-binding protein zeta, with protein sequence MADSKSKKPANNSDDIEHLKSDIASFASSLGLATSLPPSSSSGFNDVDFRKPGPKKPQKKPKPAPNQNPTKNQKPNNQNFKSNEKPDSSKPKLTLSSLEDNTNKEKAKNFEKFKNLPKLPLMAASNLGVWYEEAEELEKKVLANGKKAEVRNVEEWKSVVAKKRELGERLMVQYVADYESSKGKSGDIKLLLTTQRSGTASDKISAFSVLVGDNPIANMRSLDALIGMVTSKVGKRYAFAGFEALRELFLTSLLPDRKLKSLLQRPLNNVPETKDGYSLLLLWYWEECLKQRYERFVFALEEASRDMLPELKNKALKTIYVLLKNKSEQERRLLSAIVNKLGDPKNKGASDADFHLSNLLSDHPNMKAVVIDEVDSFLFRPRLSPQAKYHAVNFLSQMRLTHKGDGPKVAKRLIDVYFALFKVLITEAGGGEKMDKSGKAGVKKPLSSLEDSKVESSSGSHVELDSRLLSALLMGVNRAFPFVSSNEADDIVEVQTPMLFQLVHSKNFNVGVQALMLLDKISSKNQIVSDRFYRALYSKLLLPAAMNTSKAEMFIGLLLRAMKNDVNLKRAAAFAKRVLQVALQQPPQYACGCLFLLSEVLKARPPLWNMVLQNESVDDELEHFEDVQEETNDKPTPVSEKQELDVELAHSSDAANSDHDSSEDDNDSPASYSEDEGSDEAEEFLVGNDLTNSKPPPTLNGQPPQVPSERSWLPGGYDPRRREPSYCNADRVSWWELTVLSSHVHPSVSTMAKTLLSGANIVYNGNPLNDLSLTAFLDKFMEKKPKQSTWHGGSQIEPAKKLDMTNQLIGPEIISLAEEDVAPEDLVFHKFYMNKMNSSKKPKKKKKKKATEDDEAAADLFDVDGGNGDDSDNEEIDSMLDSAGLSTEADGDYDYDDLDHVADEDDEDLVADVSDTELDLPLDSGDGEDFDANADNDPSDDDAIDIDVGDADDGMDGDEEEENDQRKSKRKRGKSAASPFASLEEYEHLLNDVPAEKESRRKKPKSRKKRKSSD encoded by the exons ATGGCGGATTCAAAATCTAAGAAACCTGCAAACAACTCAGACGACATAGAGCACCTCAAGTCTGACATAGCATCTTTCGCTTCCTCCCTCGGCCTCGCAACCTCTCTCCCACCATCGTCTTCTTCAGGCTTCAACGATGTTGATTTTCGTAAACCTGGTCccaaaaaaccccaaaagaagccaaaaccAGCTCCAAACCAAAACCCCACGAAAAACCAGAAGCCAAATAACCAGAATTTCAAATCCAATGAAAAACCCGATTCTTCGAAGCCGAAACTCACTCTTTCTTCACTGGAAGACAACACCAACaaagagaaagcaaagaaCTTTGAGAAGTTCAAGAACCTTCCGAAGCTGCCATTGATGGCAGCTAGCAACTTGGGAGTGTGGTATGAGGAAGCTGaggaattggaaaagaaagtgCTTGCGAATGGGAAGAAAGCGGAGGTGAGGAATGTGGAGGAGTGGAAGAGTGTGGTGGCCAAGAAGAGAGAGCTTGGAGAGAGGTTAATGGTGCAATACGTAGCTGACTATGAGTCGTCGAAAGGGAAGAGTGGGGATATTAAGCTGTTGCTTACCACACAGAGGTCCGGGACTGCATCCGATAAGATATCGGCGTTCTCTGTCTTGGTTGGGGACAATCCCATTGCCAATATGAGGTCTCTTGATGCACTTATAG GAATGGTGACATCAAAAGTGGGAAAGCGATATGCATTCGCAGGTTTTGAAGCATTGAGAGAATTGTTTCTTACaag TTTATTACCTGATCGTAAGCTTAAGAGCCTCTTACAGCGGCCATTAAATAATGTTCCTGAGACAAAAGATGGTTATTCTCTTCTACTTCTATGGTATTGGGAGGAGTGCTTGAAACAAAG GTATGAACGCTTTGTTTTTGCTCTTGAGGAAGCATCAAGAGATATGTTACCTGAACTGAAAAACAAGGCATTGAAG ACTATATATGTGTTGCTAAAGAATAAATCGGAGCAAGAGCGAAGATTACTGTCTGCAATAGTTAACAAA CTGGGAGACCCTAAAAATAAGGGGGCATCTGATGCTGATTTTCACTTATCAAACCTTTTGTCTGATCATCCAAACATGAAG GCAGTGGTGATTGACGAGGTGGACTCTTTCCTCTTTCGGCCGCGCTTGAGCCCACAAGCAAAATATCATGCC GTTAACTTTTTGAGCCAAATGCGTCTAACTCATAAAGGAGATGGGCCGAAGGTGGCAAAACGTTTAATAGATGTTTATTTTGCACTTTTCAAG GTACTGATTACTGAGGCTGGTGGTGGTGAAAAGATGGATAAAAGTGGAAAAGCAGGGGTTAAGAAACCACTTAGTTCTCTTGAGGATAGCAAAGTGGAGAGTTCATCAGGTTCTCATGTTGAATTGGATTCACGCCTTCTATCAGCTCTACTGATG GGAGTCAATAGAGCATTTCCCTTTGTCTCGAGTAATGAGGCTGATGACATTGTCGAGGTCCAAACACCAATGCTTTTCCAACTG GTTCATTCTAAGAATTTTAACGTAGGAGTTCAAGCATTGATGCTCCTCGATAAGATCTCATCGAAGAATCAAATCGTCAGTGATAGGTTTTACAGAGCCTTGTATTCAAAACTACTACTTCCAGCTGCCATGAATACTTCCAAG GCAGAAATGTTTATTGGACTTCTTCTGAGAGCAATGAAAAATGATGTGAACCTGAAGCGTGCAGCTGCTTTTGCAAAGCGTGTACTGCAG GTTGCCCTTCAGCAGCCGCCTCAATATGCATGTGGAtgcctcttcctcctctcagAAGTTCTTAAAGCAAGACCCCCCTTATG GAACATGGTGCTCCAGAATGAGTCGGTTGATGATGAACTTGAGCATTTTGAAGATGTTCAGGAAGAAACTAATGATAAACCCACCCCTGTCTCAGAGAAACAAGAACTTGATGTTGAGCTTGCTCACAGCAGTGATGCTGCCAATTCTGATCATGATTCTTCAGAAGATGATAATGACTCTCCTGCCTCTTATTCTGAAGATGAAGGTTCTGATGAAGCAGAAGAGTTTCTTGTGGGAAATGATTTAACAAACTCCAAACCGCCTCCTACTCTTAATGGGCAACCACCACAAGTACCGTCTGAGAGGTCTTGGCTGCCTGGAGGCTATGATCCACGGCGCAGAGAGCCCTCTTATTG CAATGCAGATCGTGTGAGCTGGTGGGAGCTGACAGTACTTTCTTCACATGTGCACCCTTCAGTTTCTACCATGGCAAAGACGCTACTCTCTGGGGCCAATATTGTCTACAATGGAAACCCTCTGAATGACCTATCACTTACTGCTTTTCTggacaaatttatggagaagAAACCAAAGCAAAGCACATGGCATGGTGGTTCACAAATTGAACCTGCGAAAAAG CTTGACATGACGAACCAGTTAATTGGACCAGAGATTATCTCATTGGCCGAGGAAGATGTAGCCCCGGAAGATCTCGTCTTCCACAAGTTCTATATGAATAAGATGAATTCTtcaaagaaaccaaagaagaaaaagaaaaagaaagcaacagaagatgatgaagctGCTGCAGATTTGTTTGACGTAGATGGTGGCAATGGTGATGACAGTGATAATGAAGAGATTGACAGCATGCTGGATTCTGCTGGCCTTTCTACTGAAGCAGATGGTGACTACGATTACGATGATCTTGACCACGTTGccgatgaagatgatgaagacttAGTTGCCGATGTCAGTGATACCGAGCTGGACCTGCCATTGGATAGTGGAGACGGAGAAGATTTTGATGCCAATGCAGACAATGATCCAAGTGACGATGATGCTATTGATATTGATGTAGGGGATGCAGATGACGGCATGGACGGGGATGAAGAGGAGGAGAATGATCAAAGGAAAAGCAAACGGAAGCGCGGGAAGTCTGCAGCATCCCCCTTTGCAAGTCTTGAAGAATATGAGCATTTGCTAAATGATGTTCCTGCTGAAAAGGAATCTAGAAGGAAGAAACCCAAGTCtcgaaagaagagaaaatcatCCGACTAA
- the LOC18783824 gene encoding auxin-responsive protein SAUR41 — MGVRSSKLSQFIGARGAKRLKFPPPVAPRGYVPVCVGVDGDTRRFMVHTKLLGHAEFLELLYRSAEEYGFCNDGVLRIPYEAKDFEEYWMIKRSKPKIYKVEPV; from the coding sequence ATGGGGGTGAGAAGCAGTAAGCTGAGCCAGTTCATCGGCGCTCGAGGAGCTAAAAGACTGAAATTCCCTCCTCCGGTGGCACCTAGAGGTTATGTGCCTGTTTGTGTTGGTGTGGATGGTGATACTAGGCGTTTCATGGTGCATACCAAGTTGCTTGGCCATGCAGAGTTCTTGGAGCTGCTTTACAGATCAGCTGAGGAATATGGTTTTTGCAATGATGGGGTTTTGAGGATCCCATATGAGGCCAAGGATTTTGAGGAGTATTGGATGATCAAGAGGTCCAAACCCAAGATCTACAAGGTTGAACCAGTTTAA
- the LOC18781802 gene encoding bidirectional sugar transporter SWEET5, which produces MDTDMIRTIVGIIGNVISFGLFVSPIPTFVKIIKQKSVAEFRPDPYIVTLLNCALWSFYGLPIVHPDNLLVVTINGTGLVIEFIYIAIFFVFSPGKKRRNIIIALLVEVVFFAVVVFITLHFFHDTKGRSMIIGILSIVFNIIMYNSPLTVMKMVIKTKSVKYMPFYLSLANLCNGIVWTIYALLKFDPYLLLPNGLGAVSGAVQIILYATYYKTTNWDEDG; this is translated from the exons ATGGACACCGATATGATTAGAACCATTGTCGGCATTATTG GCAATGTAATCTCTTTTGGCTTATTTGTCTCCCCAat CCCAACATTTGTGAAGATAATAAAGCAAAAATCAGTTGCTGAGTTCAGGCCGGATCCTTACATAGTAACATTGCTCAATTGTGCTTTGTGGTCATTCTATGGTCTGCCAATAGTCCATCCTGACAACCTTCTTGTTGTTACGATTAATGGCACTGGACTTGTCATTGAATTCATTTACATCGCCATCTTTTTCGTATTCTCTCCCGGAAAAAAGCGC cgAAACATCATCATTGCGCTTCTAGTTGAAGTTGTCTTCTTTGCCGTTGTGGTTTTCATTACTCTACACTTTTTCCATGACACTAAAGGCCGGTCTATGATAATTGGGATCTTGAGTATTGTCTTCAATATCATTATGTATAATTCACCTTTGACAGTCATG AAAATGGTCATCAAGACAAAGAGCGTCAAGTACATGCCATTTTACCTCTCACTCGCAAATTTGTGCAATGGAATTGTCTGGACCATCTATGCGCTTCTTAAATTTGATCCCTACCTTCTG CTTCCAAATGGTTTGGGAGCAGTTTCCGGTGCGGTGCAAATCATCCTGTATGCTACCTACTACAAGACCACAAATTGGGATGAGGATGGATGA
- the LOC18782833 gene encoding phosphoinositide phosphatase SAC2: MNSETELPNRVDPEQPNSCFLQKFKLYETRSNFYMIGRDKSRTFWRVLKIDRLDPSELNILEDPATYSDDECYDLLKRIHEGNKSMGGLKFITICYGIVGFVKFLGPYYMLIITKRRKIGAICGHTIYAISKSEMIPVPNPAVRSKLANSKNENRYKKLLCTVDLTKDFFFSYSYHVMSSLQKNLCDNKTGPILYEKMFVWNEYLTRGIRNSLKNTLWTVALVYGFFKQVNLSVSGRDFKLTLIARRSRHFAGTRYLKRGVNEKGRVANDVETEQIVIEDVAEGSPVQISSIVQNRGSIPLFWSQETSRLNIKPDIILSRKDHNYEATRLHFENLVQRYGDPIIILNLIKKCEKKPRETILRAEFANAITYINKSLTDASRLRFLHWDLHKHARGKATNVLTDLGRVATFALGLTGIFYCQVTPNLGPEGLLKGSFFEKNDDSGKCLQHSCSRKYEDDDSLETEISNGSDDASRNYVRSPMFQKGVLRTNCIDCLDRTNVAQYAYGLVGLGHQLHALGITESPDIDLDNPLAEDLMRVYEAMGDTLALQYGGSAAHNKIFSETRGQWKAATQSQEFFRTLQRFYSNAYMDAEKQDAINVFLGHYQPLQGKPALWELDSDQHYNVGRRNDNVRSFIKRSLSDGHMLSESDSPIASTDVGHNQPLSEISQGGSKGISESAPAISTCESEISYCRFTSPMPCKQLFSGMQEDQCLQSDNIFYDEHDYDCNFSNFLNSDWLSSSGNSCEEETCGRSFASVSSENLVNGPKVETSTSVSESGSTKKGKEQCESELSDDNGILEYSKSFMNWVDNGELLFL, encoded by the exons ATGAACTCCGAGACAGAGCTCCCTAATCGGGTCGACCCAGAACAACCCAATTCTTGCTTCTTGCAGAAGTTCAAGCTCTACGAGACTCGCTCG AATTTTTATATGATAGGAAGAGACAAAAGCAGAACCTTTTGGAGGGTGTTAAAGATTGACAGATTGGATCCATCTGAGTTAAACATTCTTGAAGATCCTGCAACATATTCGGATGATGAGTGCTACGACCTTCTGAAACGAATACATGAAGGAAACAAATCAATGGGTGGACTTAAATTTATCACCATTTGTTATGGAATTGTTG GGTTCGTGAAATTTCTGGGACCTTATTACATGCTAATTAttacaaaaagaaggaaaattggaGCAATTTGTGGCCATACAATCTATGCAATTTCCAAGAGCGAGATGATCCCAGTTCCAAATCCTGCTGTGCGATCAAAATTGGCTAATTCTAAGAATGAGAACAG ATACAAGAAGCTCCTATGCACAGTGGATCTCACAAAGGACTTCTTTTTCAGCTATTCATACCATGTCATGTCTAGTCTGCAAAAGAACTTATGTGATAATAAGACAGGACCAATCCTTTATGAAAAAATGTTTGTTTGGAATGAATACTTGACTCGCGGAATCCGAAATAGTTTGAAGAATACTCTCTGGACAGTTGCCTTGGTGTACGGATTCTTTAAACAG GTCAATCTTTCTGTATCTGGCAGGGATTTCAAGTTGACCCTCATTGCCAGACGTTCTCGCCACTTTGCTGGCACCAG ATATTTAAAGCGAGGTGTAAATGAGAAAGGTAGAGTAGCTAATGATGTTGAGACAGAACAGATTGTTATTGAAGATGTTGCTGAAGGATCCCCAGTGCAAATAAGTTCTATTGTGCAGAACCGAGGCTCAATTCCCCTTTTCTGGTCCCAGGAAACCTCTCGTCTAAATATCAAACCTGACATAATAT TATCGAGGAAGGATCATAATTACGAGGCGACGAGACTTCATTTTGAAAATCTTGTCCAGAGATATGGAGATccaataattattttgaatctGATTAAG AAATGTGAGAAGAAGCCTCGAGAAACAATTCTCCGTGCAGAGTTTGCAAATGCTATCACATATATCAATAAGAGCTTAACAGATGCAAGTCGTCTAAGGTTTCTCCATTGGGATCTGCACAAACATGCCAGAGG CAAAGCTACCAATGTGTTGACAGATCTAGGAAGAGTGGCTACGTTTGCATTGGGTTTGACTGGAATCTTCTATTGTCAAGTAACTCCTAATTTAGGGCCTGAAGGATTATTGAAGGGTTCCTTCTTTGA GAAAAATGATGATAGTGGTAAGTGCTTGCAACATAGCTGTTCCAGAAAATACGAGGATGATGATAGCCTAGAAACAGAAATTAGCAATGGTAGTGATGATGCAAGCAGAAATTACGTCAGATCCCCAATGTTTCAAAAAGGAGTCCTGAGGACCAATTGTATTGACTGTTTAGATCGCACAAATGTTGCCCAATATGCTTATGGGCTAGTTGGTCTTGGACATCAGCTGCATGCTTTAGGAATTACAGAATCCCCAGATATTGATCTAGATAACCCTCTGGCTGAAGATTTGATGAGAGTTTATGAGGCAATGGGTGACACACTTGCACTACAATACGGTGGTTCTGCAGCTCACAATAAG ATATTCTCCGAGACTAGAGGCCAATGGAAGGCAGCAACTCAGTCGCAGGAGTTCTTTAGAACTCTACAACGGTTTTACAGTAATGCCTACATGGATGCCGAGAAACAAGATGCTATTAATGT ATTCCTAGGGCACTATCAACCACTACAGGGTAAACCAGCACTGTGGGAATTGGATTCAGACCAGCATTACAATGTGGGGAGGCGTAATGACAATGTTAG GTCATTTATCAAAAGGTCACTATCTGATGGCCATATGCTTTCCGAAAGTGATTCACCTATAGCAAGTACAGATGTAGGACACAATCAGCCTTTGTCTGAAATTTCACAAGGAGGTAGCAAGGGGATTTCAGAGTCTGCACCAGCAATCTCAACTTGTGAAAGTGAGATATCCTATTGCAG GTTCACTTCCCCAATGCCTTGCAAGCAGCTTTTTAGCGGGATGCAAGAAGACCAATGCCTCCAAAgtgataatattttttatgatgaGCATGATTATGATTGTAACTTCTCAAATTTTCTGAATTCGGACTGGTTGTCTTCATCTGGAAATTCGTGTGAAGAAGAAACATGTGGAAG GTCTTTTGCCAGCGTTTCATCGGAGAATCTTGTGAATGGACCAAAGGTTGAAACGAGTACATCTGTAAGTGAATCTGGATCCACAAAAAAG GGCAAAGAGCAATGTGAATCTGAGCTCAGTGATGATAACGGCATACTCGAGTATTCAAAAAGCTTCATGAACTGGGTAGATAATGGGGAGTTGCTGTTTCTTTGA